The genomic window CTATCTAATTGTTCAGATAGGTAGTAATAATGTGAAAAAAAAGGATTAGATTTAATTGTAGAGCGAAGATGATAAGTTTGCTGAGTATTTAACTCCTCGATTCCTATAACCTCATCTATTTGACTGCCTATTTTAAATCCAAATAGCCGAACCTCATAGGTAAGTTTGTCGTTTGTTCCAAATGGCAATTCATCAGCACATATCGTTGTTCTGAGAAAAATAAATATGATTATAAAAAATATCCTTCGCATTTTTTAATATCCCTCTGATAATCTATCAATCAGGAGTGTGGGTAAAACTTCTTTTCTCATCAGTTCTTGTGTTTTTCGGATAGCATAAGGAATTTTATGGATGGTGATTTCGTTAGTATTTGTATCCAATATGCCAAAACTTGCTCTCGGGTCACCATCTCTTGGTTGTCCTACTGCTCCAACATTAACGATTAATTTCTCATCAGACAAAATTCTAATTGTATCTGTATCACCAAGTCTAATAGAATAAATTGGGTAATCTTCTTTATAAACAAATAGGTGTGGATGATGGGTATGTCCTACTAATAAAAGATTACTCTTTTTTAATAACCTGAAGTTTTTAGCGGCTTCTTTAATCCCACTAATATACTCATCTGTATAATCATTTAAACTGCCATGAACCATAA from bacterium includes these protein-coding regions:
- a CDS encoding metallophosphoesterase family protein gives rise to the protein MKYGIISDIHSNLEALKVVLNELKDVDQIICLGDIVGYGPLPNECLEEIRNLSGLKVVVGNHDLACIGWKDTSWFNEYAQRAIIWTMDTLTKENKEYLASLPEIIEEKDFIMVHGSLNDYTDEYISGIKEAAKNFRLLKKSNLLLVGHTHHPHLFVYKEDYPIYSIRLGDTDTIRILSDEKLIVNVGAVGQPRDGDPRASFGILDTNTNEITIHKIPYAIRKTQELMRKEVLPTLLIDRLSEGY